A portion of the Hydractinia symbiolongicarpus strain clone_291-10 chromosome 10, HSymV2.1, whole genome shotgun sequence genome contains these proteins:
- the LOC130662331 gene encoding serine/threonine-protein kinase N2-like isoform X1, with protein MFVIALVMADDMTATSGIKVVGRTANNVKTKPSNNVTNLNSSKSGSLPTYGLPSAGQRRLVKKTVVSKAQATPIRIPLSSPSKLPTSKNTVTTKSRYSSTRTSAAISKGGLTVVNKAPNNTRTNLNYPSIQKSVQPTKPMKIASKLEAYQRKVSQANTIIKKLPSPIKSKTVAKETASVRKQSENTAKEFCSESDKNKCKCDDNGNCVCKTKDGKPSLKKTKSRRKPARHATYVSELDKSLREKFKRKEPEKKSLEKQQSEQAKEPVRRSSSRQTPVRNTSNTQAPPVKRVVHCPLHSKYGNKAFIKARCIEECPHFNKTQPETNTPSRSKFLQTKKLFLTDSDSSNNSSPGILRKAARPTQGTSKIANTQKYSSQTKQIRSSIPFPLNASTNKIFAKEKLINNRVKSAPATSGRSSKPVQSYLVRNGLIPTKKIAEEKVVAPRKKIRQKSFKLSVSRSRSKSFKNKNFKPTVLKKVRPEPSDEEIAVDSLDLDTDQDSLVDIHDELLYEKHELTDSNKENKKDSNVARVTPRKKIRQKSFKLGRSRSKSMRRKKSTRANNKINAREKLDNSDSGEENFEDDSLAEQSNELLLNDEDTLTNDLTAELEHLFDGDEDEEELAEYYFNLFKEEFPEIVSETGLTKEELVTFFNPMVNRRPKLQRQKQLFPKAKGKHFLRAGEMHTNIATWARLLKRATPTTGSASFSPQASASGTKTPPQNSLSSSEPTLVSSTTHLPDQSASPARRSSSSNHSSTQDLSNKNASSNQDLSSRHSSYNELPIGSSSRNASHDNLHNIQKTRKQSDSAPNTRPTSIEIVSPRADKGKRTHSSNGMTSPTIVEQKSETNNVPPAVPSHGRASPSPKTELHSTGRASGRKTAGRSPNIPRRNRSSTMSMEQFRCISVLGRGHFGKVLLAEYKTTKELFAIKALKKGDIISRDEVESLMSEKRIFEAANSVRHPFLVNLFSCFQTKDHVCFVMEYAPGGDLMMHIHEEVFSEPRTMFYSGCVILGLQYLHEHEIVYRDLKLDNLLLDAEGYVKIADFGLCKEGMGFGQKTGTFCGTPEFLAPEVLTETSYTRSVDWWGLGVLVFEMLVGESPFPGDDEEEVFDSIVNDEVRYPRFLSNDSIALMRRLLRKNPERRLGSSQRDAEDIKKQPFYKDMKWESLLHRKLKAPFIPTVKHAEDVSNFDVEFTSEEPVLTPTKERRGLNTIEQSAFNGFDYTADWC; from the exons ATGTTTGTGATTGCTCTTGTTATGGCCGATGACATGACTGCAACGTCTGGCATTAAGGTTGTCGGTAGAACAGCTAACAATGTGAAAACTAAGCCGTCAAATAATGTAACTAATTTGAATAGTAGCAAATCGGGATCGCTTCCAACGTATGGATTACCATCCGCCGGCCAAAGAAGACTTGTAAAAAAGACTGTTGTATCGAAAGCGCAGGCTACGCCCATACGTATACCACTGTCGTCTCCATCAAAGCTTCCAACGTCGAAAAATACAGTTACCACGAAGTCGCGCTACTCCTCCACACGCACTTCAGCTGCCATTTCTAAGGGAGGCTTGACAGTGGTGAATAAAGCTCCCAATAATACTAGAACAAACTTGAATTACCCCTCGATTCAGAAGTCAGTGCAGCCGACGAAACCCATGAAAATAGCAAGCAAGCTCGAGGCTTACCAACGTAAAGTCAGTCAGGCGAATACCATAATAAAGAAACTACCGTCGCCTATAAAAAGTAAAACAGTTGCAAAGGAGACTGCCAGCGTCCGCAAACAGTCGGAAAACACAGCGAAGGAGTTTTGCTCTGAAAGTGATAAAAACAAGTGCAAGTGTGATGATAATGGAAATTGCGTGTGTAAAACGAAAGACGGAAAGCCGTCTCTCAAGAAAACGAAATCCAGACGGAAACCAGCTCGTCATGCAACTTATGTTAGTGAATTAGATAAAAGTCTTCGGGAAAAGTTCAAGCGAAAAGAGCCGGAGAAAAAATCGTTGGAAAAACAACAGTCAGAGCAAGCAAAAGAACCTGTACGAAGGAGCAGTAGTCGACAAACACCTGTACGAAATACCAGTAATACACAGGCACCGCCCGTGAAAAGAGTTGTACATTGCCCACTTCATTCAAAATATGGAAATAAAGCCTTCATCAAGGCCAGGTGCATTGAAGAGTGCCCTCATTTTAATAAAACACAACCAGAAACTAACACACCTTCACGAAGTAAATTTTTAcagacaaaaaaactttttcttacaGACAGTGATAGTTCTAATAACTCGTCACCAGGAATTCTTCGTAAGGCTGCTAGGCCAACCCAGGGCACAAGTAAAATAGCGAACACGCAGAAATACAGTAGTCAAACTAAACAAATTCGTTCCTCCATTCCGTTCCCGTTAAACGCATcgacaaataaaatatttgcaaaGGAAAAACTTAtaaacaatcgtgtcaaatccGCTCCTGCAACCAGCGGCAGGTCATCAAAACCGGTGCAATCTTACTTGGTACGCAATGGTCTGATCCCTACGAAGAAAATAGCGGAGGAGAAAGTTGTTGCTCCTAGGAAGAAAATCAGACAGAAAAGTTTTAAACTTAGTGTTAGTAGGTCTCGTTcgaaatcatttaaaaataaaaattttaaaccgaCTGTTTTAAAGAAAGTCAGGCCGGAGCCATCAGATGAAGAGATAGCTGTGGACTCGCTGGATCTTGACACTGATCAGGATAGCTTAGTGGATATACACGATGAGCTGCTGTATGAAAAACACGAACTGACAGATTCTAATAAGGAGAATAAAAAAGACTCGAATGTTGCTCGCGTGACGCCGAGAAAAAAGATtcgacaaaaaagttttaagctGGGTCGTAGTCGCTCGAAATCAATGCGACGTAAAAAAAGTACCCGCGCTAATAATAAGATTAACGCGCGGGAAAAACTTGACAATTCAGACAGTGGTGAAGAGAATTTCGAAGATGATAGTTTGGCTGAACAAAGCAACGAACTTCTTCTTAATGACGAAGATACTTTGACGAACGATTTAACAGCTGAATTAGAACATTTATTTGATGGAGATGAAGATGAAGAGGAGCTTGCTGAGTATTATTTTAActtatttaaagaggaattcCCTGAAATTGTTAGCGAGACTGGCTTAACAAAAGAAGAACTG GTGACGTTTTTTAACCCTATGGTGAACAGACGACCCAAACTTCAACGACAGAAACAGTTGTTTCCGAAAGCAAAAGGGAAACACTTTCTTCGTGCAGGCGAAATGCATACCAATATTGCTACTTGGGCGAGGTTATTAAAGCGAGCCACGCCCACAACGGGGTCAGCGTCGTTTAGCCCACAAGCCAGTGCGTCGGGAACTAAAACTCCTCCTCAAAATAGTTTAAG TTCTAGTGAACCAACCTTAGTGAGTTCAACCACACATCTACCAGACCAGTCGGCATCTCCTGCACGCCGATCTTCATCTTCTAATCATTCGTCGACGCAAGATTTATCCAATAAGAACGCCTCCTCGAACCAGGACCTGTCTAGTCGTCACTCATCCTACAATGAACTCCCCATTGGTAGTTCTTCTCGGAATGCTTCCCATGACAACTTGCATAATATACAAAAAACACGCAAACAATCGGACTCTGCACCGAATACTCGCCCAACTAGTATAGAA ATTGTTTCACCGAGAGCCGATAAAGGAAAGAGAACCCACAGCAGTAATGGCATGACCAGTCCCACTATAGTCGAACAAAAATCGGAAACTAATAATGTCCCTCCTGCGGTTCCTTCGCATGGCCGCGCTTCTCCTTCACCTAAGACGGAACTTCACAGCACTGGTCGTGCATCAGGTAGAAAAACCGCCGGAAGATCACCAAATATACCAAG GAGAAACAGAAGCTCGACAATGTCGATGGAACAGTTCAGGTGTATTAGTGTATTAGGGCGCGGTCATTTTGGaaag GTTCTACTAGCTGAATATAAAACGACGAAAGAGCTGTTTGCTATAAAGGCCTTGAAAAAAGGAGATATTATATCGAGAGATGAAGTAGAAag tttaatGTCGGAAAAAAGGATATTCGAAGCAGCAAACAGTGTGCGACATCCGTTTCTAGTAAATTTGTTTTCCTGCTTCCAAACGAAG GACCACGTGTGTTTTGTTATGGAATACGCTCCTGGCGGCGATCTTATGATGCATATTCACGAAGAAGTATTCAGCGAACCAAGGACGATGTTTTACTCCGGATGTGTCATCCTTGGTCTTCAGTATCTTCACGAACACGAGATCGTGTATCGAGATTTAAAATTAGACAATTTACTGCTCGACGCAGAAGGCTATGTTAAAATTGCAGATTTTGGTTTATGTAAAGAAGGAATGGGTTTTGGACAGAAAACTGGTACATTTTGCGGAACGCCTGAATTTTTAGCGCCTGAA GTGTTAACAGAGACTTCCTACACGCGTTCCGTCGATTGGTGGGGTTTAGGCGTTCTAGTATTTGAAATGTTAGTTGGAGAG AGTCCGTTCCCTGGTGACGACGAAGAAGAGGTGTTTGACAGTATTGTAAATGACGAAGTTCGTTACCCTAGATTTTTATCAAATGATTCCATTGCACTCATGAGAAGG CTACTGCGTAAAAATCCTGAAAGGAGGCTGGGTTCCAGTCAAAGGGATGCTGAAGATATTAAGAAGCAACCTTTTTATAAG GATATGAAGTGGGAAAGCCTTTTGCACCGAAAACTGAAAGCACCGTTCATACCAACAGTG AAACACGCCGAAGATGTAAGCAACTTCGATGTTGAGTTTACTTCAGAAGAACCTGTTTTAACACCAACGAAGGAGCGACGCGGCCTAAATACAATAGAACAG AGTGCATTCAATGGGTTCGATTACACAGCGGACTGGTGTTAG